The Phoenix dactylifera cultivar Barhee BC4 chromosome 15, palm_55x_up_171113_PBpolish2nd_filt_p, whole genome shotgun sequence genome contains a region encoding:
- the LOC103723133 gene encoding protein trichome birefringence-like 2, translating into MDLRKPLFLEHLLSSKRRVVSGFGVGAAASLLVIFLLLFLSAPPNASSSSSILSWFFSVPEQQKAVGSPSQEEGLETARGDGNSSRTTVREEAGEPSNYSVNAHDLSGKIEFQEDKPKPSVAIKDGGSGTAPPEENTTHKRNRSSSPRPGNGARPSGGGGVPEKNQSATRKNASTDGDNGKIFELNDRVGGQDQEMNRLDPGGGGNSKIINRSSGEGRASDRVEEEEAAASAGKKNNNNNNNNHNNGSGPIKAPELGGLSGKCDIFHGRWVRDEHEPYYPAGSCPYIDDDFNCHKNGRPDDGFLKWRWQPYHCDIPRLNATDFLERLRGKRILFVGDSLNRNMWESLVCILRHSVRYKKRVYEVSGRSQFKTRGYYSFKFKDYECSVDFVRSPFLVRELYYKNTNGSEDEKLRLDMLDETTSSYRGADIVVFNTGHWWTHEKTSKGIDYYQEGNHVYPVLKVMEAYKKAITTWARWVDKNINSKQTQVIFRGYSLTHFRGGQWNSGGQCHKEAEPIFNQSYLAHYPSKMRALEQIIKQMKTPIIYLNISRLTDYRKDGHPSIYRKKYQSVEEQIAAEKTQDCSHWCLPGIPDSWNELLYASLLMVGKGSWRR; encoded by the exons ATGGATTTGAGGAAGCCCCTCTTCCTGGAGCATTTGCTCTCCTCCAAGCGCCGGGTCGTCTCCGGCTTCGGCGTCGGTGCGGCCGCTTCCCTCCTCGtcatctttctcctcctcttcctcagcGCTCCCCCcaacgcctcctcctcctcctcgatccTCTCCTGGTTCTTCTCCGTTCCGGAGCAGCAGAAGGCGGTGGGTTCGCCATCCCAGGAAGAGGGGCTGGAGACGGCCCGCGGCGACGGGAATTCGTCGAGGACGACGGTGAGGGAGGAGGCTGGAGAGCCGAGCAATTATTCGGTGAATGCCCACGATCTCTCGGGCAAGATCGAGTTCCAGGAGGACAAACCGAAACCCTCCGTCGCAATAAAGGATGGCGGAAGTGGAACGGCGCCGCCGGAGGAGAACACAACCCACAAGAGGAATCGTTCTTCTTCTCCGCGTCCGGGCAATGGCGCCCGCCCCAGCGGAGGCGGCGGGGTTCCGGAAAAAAACCAGTCCGCAACAAGAAAAAACGCGTCCACAGACGGTGATAACGGAAAGATTTTCGAGTTAAATGACAGAGTTGGCGGGCAGGATCAAGAAATGAACCGACTTGAtccaggaggaggagggaataGTAAGATCATAAACCGCAGCAGTGGTGAAGGGAGGGCTAGCGACcgagtggaggaggaggaggcggctgCTTCAGCAGGCAAGAagaataacaacaacaacaacaacaaccatAATAATGGCTCCGGTCCCATCAAGGCACCGGAACTGGGAGGGCTGTCCGGAAAGTGCGATATATTTCACGGAAGATGGGTGAGGGACGAACACGAGCCATACTACCCTGCGGGTTCTTGTCCTTACATTGACGATGATTTCAACTGCCATAAGAACGGAAGGCCCGATGATGGCTTCTTGAAATGGAGATGGCAACCCTACCACTGCGACATTCCTAG ATTGAACGCAACGGATTTTCTTGAAAGACTGAGAGGCAAAAGGATACTGTTTGTGGGTGACTCGTTGAACCGAAATATGTGGGAGTCTTTGGTGTGCATTCTTCGCCATAGTGTCAGATATAAAAAAAGAGTTTATGAAGTCTCGGGAAGAAGCCAGTTCAAAACAAGAGGCTATTACTCCTTCAAATTCAAG GATTATGAATGCTCTGTTGACTTTGTTAGATCACCATTTCTGGTTAGggaattatattataaaaatactaATGGATCTGAGGATGAGAAGTTAAGATTGGACATGTTGGATGAAACAACCTCATCATATCGTGGAGCTGATATAGTAGTTTTCAATACAGGCCACTGGTGGACTCATGAAAAAACATCTAAAGG AATTGACTACTATCAAGAAGGTAACCATGTGTATCCAGTTCTCAAGGTCATGGAAGCCTACAAGAAGGCTATCACCACTTGGGCTAGATGGGTTGACAAGAACATCAATTCCAAGCAAACACAAGTTATTTTCAGAGGATATTCTCTCACGCACTTCAG GGGGGGGCAGTGGAACTCTGGTGGGCAGTGTCACAAGGAAGCCGAGCCAATCTTCAACCAATCCTATCTTGCACATTACCCTTCAAAGATGAGAGCTTTGGAGCAAATtataaagcagatgaaaacaccGATTATTTACCTCAACATCAGCAGGCTTACAGATTATAGGAAGGACGGCCACCCTTCCATATACAGAAAGAAATATCAATCAGTGGAAGAGCAGATCGCTGCTGAGAAGACTCAGGACTGCAGCCACTGGTGCTTGCCGGGAATACCCGATTCATGGAACGAGCTCCTCTATGCTTCCTTGCTAATGGTTGGCAAGGGATCGTGGAGAAGATGA